In a single window of the Antedon mediterranea chromosome 1, ecAntMedi1.1, whole genome shotgun sequence genome:
- the LOC140050672 gene encoding uncharacterized protein: MDRGDDTLVRANGNIEDGDRPDGNREDNNIEDGNRQDGNIEDGNREDGNIEDGNIEDDNRQDGNRQAGNIEDGNREDGNIEDGNREDGNIEDDNQTRWQHRR, encoded by the exons atggaccggggtgacgATACATTGGTTAGGGCAA ATGGCAACATAGAAGATGGCGACAGACCAGATGGTAACAGAGAAGATAATAACATAGAAGATGGCAACAGACAAGATGGCAACATAGAAGATGGTAACAGAGAAGATGGTAACATAGAAGATGGCAACATAGAAGATGACAACAGACAAGATGGCAACAGACAAGCTGGCAACATAGAAGATGGTAACAGAGAAGATGGCAACATAGAAGATGGAAACAGAGAAGATGGCAACATAGAAGATGACAATCAGACAAGATGGCAACATAGAAGATGA
- the LOC140050688 gene encoding uncharacterized protein: MATEKVCNRQDGNREDDNRQDGNIEDGNREDGNIEEGNREDGNRQDGNRQDGNIEDGNRQDGNRQHGNRQDGNIEDGRVIPCQSTQWVKPYFLQICSNLVFGLFLPKKT; encoded by the coding sequence ATGGCAACAGAGAAGGTTTGCAACAGACAAGATGGCAACAGAGAAGATGACAACAGACAAGATGGCAACATAGAAGATGGCAACAGGGAAGATGGCAACATAGAAGAAGGTAACAGAGAAGATGGCAACAGACAAGATGGCAACAGACAAGATGGCAACATAGAAGATGGCAACAGACAAGATGGTAACAGACAACATGGCAACAGACAAGATGGCAACATAGAAGATGGCAGGGTCATTCCATGTCAAAGCACCCAATGGGTTAAACCCTACTTTCTTCAAATTTGCTCAAATTTGGTTTTTGGGTTATTTTTACCtaaaaaaacctga